Proteins encoded in a region of the Triplophysa dalaica isolate WHDGS20190420 chromosome 10, ASM1584641v1, whole genome shotgun sequence genome:
- the aox6 gene encoding aldehyde oxidase 6 has protein sequence MAEQPREGGLIFYVNGKKITEKNPDPETMFLSYLRKKLRLTGTKYGCGGGGCGACTVMVSRYDPQNKIITHFSVNACLLPVCQLHGASVTTVEGIGSTKTKLHPVQERIAKAHGSQCGFCTPGMVMSMYTLLRNNPQPSLDEVTEALAGNLCRCTGYRPIVDGYRTFCESKKCCQVNGTACCMANENGSEDPAVNSEPELFSKDGLLPLDPTQDLIFPPELMRLAETQERITQKFIGERMTWFCPGSLDELLQQKADYPQAPIVMGNTNIGLDMKFKGVFHPVLISPTRVLELFKVTEKPEGVCVGAGCSMSVLKGVLEKSNRSFPPENTHTFRALLQQINLLGGQQIRNVATLGGNIVSAYPNSDLTPVLAAGRCTLVALSKEGRRRVAIDKDFFLGFAKTALKPDEIVLSVFIPASRNDEVVHAFRHAPRKENALATVNAGMRVWFNENSNVVKEISIYYGGVGPTIVNAEGVCQQITGRPWEDAMLSNGYRALIDDITLEASAPGGKVDFRRSLTLSLLFKFNLLVQQYLQEKNVTQKEIPNEMQCVIQPLPKHIQPSYQEFQNVVEAQPAQDPVGRPVVHRAALNQATGEAVYCDDIPHIDGELILAIVTSSRAHAKITHIDFSEALKTPGVVDVITADDIPGKKFRTFIGCDEDLLTQSEVTCVGQMICGVVADSKAHAKRGAASVKITYEDLPDRIFTLEEAIEKQSFYLPEWKIERGDVGKGLNEAEQVHEGEIRIGGQEHFYMETQSFRVVPVGEEKEMKVYLSTQHPMMTQEAVAETLGIPSNRVSCHVKRVGGAFGGKVTKTSVLASITAVAAWKTGQAVRCVLERGEDMLITGGRNPVWGKYKVGFMKNGRITAADFQYYANGGNTGDESVLVVEKILLHLDNAYNIPNLRGQSVACRTNLPSNTAFRGFGVPQCMLVIENMICDVALKLGRLPEEIREINMYKEVSLTHYKMEFDPENLVRCWNECKEKADILRRRQTIDSFNQENLYKKRGIAIVPIKYGIGFSEGFLNQAAALVHIYKDGSVLVSHGGIELGQGIHTKVQQVASRELNIPASLIHICETSTESVPNTCPSAASFGTDANGMAVKDACQILYERLEPIRKKDPKGTWQNWVTTAFLERISLSATGYYRGHDLYMDWKKKEGKPYAYFTYAVCCSEVELDCLTGEYRTLRTDMVVDIGRSINPSIDIGQIEGAFMQGLGLFTMEELKFSPSGVLYTRGPGQYKIPAFCDVPLKFNVYLLANSSNPHAIYSSKGIGEPCLFLGSSVFLAIKDAVSAARKDAGLTEPFTLNSPATPERACLACSTCFTKMVLERKAESSCGSSQPWALDI, from the exons ATGGCTGAACAACCAAGAGAAGGCGGCTTGATTTTCTATGTCAACGGGAAAAAG ATAACAGAGAAAAACCCAGATCCGGAGACCATGTTTCTGTCCTATCTCAGgaagaaat tacgATTAACAGGCACTAAGTACGGCTGTGGTGGAGGGGGCTGTGGTGCCTGTACCGTCATGGTGTCCAGATACGACCCTCAAAACAAGATCATCAC TCACTTCTCTGTCAACGCCTGCTTGCTTCCCGTGTGCCAACTTCACGGAGCATCCGTGACGACTGTGGAAGGCATCGGAAGCACCAAAACCAAGTTACACCCGGTGCAG GAGCGTATCGCAAAGGCTCACGGCTCTCAGTGTGGTTTCTGCACCCCTGGCATGGTGATGTCCATGTACACGTTGCTGAGAAACAACCCACAGCCCAGTTTGGATGAAGTGACGGAGGCTCTCGCCG GGAATTTATGCAGATGCACGGGGTATCGTCCTATCGTTGATGGCTACAGGACATTCTGTGAG agtaAGAAGTGTTGTCAAGTGAATGGTACCGCATGCTGCATGGCCAATGAAAACGGATCAGAGGATCCTGCGGTTAAT AGCGAACCAGAACTGTTTAGTAAAGACGGTCTTCTTCCTTTGGACCCCACACAAGATCTCATCTTCCCTCCGGAGCTCATG AGATTGGCAGAGACACAGGAGCGAATCACTCAGAAGTTCATTGGAGAGAGAATGACGTGGTTCTGTCCTGGATCTCTGGACGAACTGCTTCAGCAGAAAGCAGATTACCCACAAGCCCCTATTGTCATGGGAAACACCAACATAG GTCTGGACATGAAGTTCAAGGGTGTCTTCCATCCTGTTCTCATATCACCAACACGAGTGCTAGAACTGTTTAAAGTTACAGAGAAACCAGAAG GGGTGTGTGTCGGCGCGGGCTGTAGTATGTCGGTTCTAAAGGGTGTGTTGGAGAAAAGCAATCGTTCTTTTCCTCCGGAGAACACTCACACGTTCAGAGCTCTTCTGCAGCAGATAAACCTCTTGGGCGGACAACAGATCCGTAACGTGGCC ACACTCGGTGGCAACATTGTAAGTGCTTATCCAAACTCCGACCTGACCCCTGTGCTAGCTGCCGGGAGATGCACGCTGGTGGCTCTTTCTAAAG AGGGACGACGAAGGGTTGCCATCGATAAAGACTTCTTTCTGGGTTTCGCAAAGACTGCCTTAAAGCCAGATGAGATCGTCCTGTCTGTCTTCATTCCGGCTTCTAGAAAT GATGAGGTCGTGCATGCGTTTAGACACGCCCCACGCAAGGAAAACGCTTTGGCTACGGTCAACGCCGGGATGCGCGTTTGGTTCAACGAGAACTCGAACGTTGTCAAAGAAATCAGCATTTACTATGGAGGAGTGGGGCCGACTATTGTCAACGCTGAAGGCGTGTGCCAACAAATCACCGGAAG GCCTTGGGAGGACGCAATGTTAAGCAATGGGTACCGGGCGCTGATTGATGACATCACGCTGGAGGCGTCGGCTCCAGGTGGGAAGGTGGACTTCCGCAGATCTCTGACCCTCAGCTTGCTCTTTAAATTCAACCTGCTCGTCCAACAATATCTGCAAGAGAAG AATGTGACGCAAAAGGAAATACCCAACGAGATGCAATGCGTGATCCAGCCTCTACCTAAACACATTCAACCAAGCTACCAGGAGTTTCAG AATGTTGTAGAAGCTCAGCCGGCGCAGGATCCAGTGGGTCGACCCGTGGTTCACCGGGCGGCTTTGAACCAGGCCACCGGTGAAGCCGTGTATTGCGACGATATACCGCACATCGATGGCGAACTTATCCTGGCGATCGTGACGAGCTCCAGAGCGCACGCCAAGATCAc ACATATTGACTTCAGTGAAGCATTAAAGACACCAGGTGTGGTTGACGTGATCACTGCCGACGACATACCCGGCAAGAAATTCAGAACCTTTATCGGCTGCGACGAAGATCTGCTGACTCAAAGCGAG GTGACCTGCGTGGGTCAGATGATTTGCGGCGTGGTTGCCGACTCCAAAGCTCACGCCAAGCGTGGAGCGGCGTCGGTGAAGATCACCTATGAAGATCTGCCGGATCGCATCTTCACTTTAGAG GAGGCCATAGAGAAGCAGTCGTTCTATTTGCCTGAGTGGAAAATAGAGAGAGGAGATGTTGGAAAAGGTTTAAATGAGGCAGAACAGGTCCATGAAG gAGAGATTCGGATCGGAGGTCAGGAGCATTTCTACATGGAAACGCAGAGTTTTCGGGTGGTTCCGGTTGGAGAGGAGAAGGAAATGAAAGTGTATTTGTCCACTCAACATCCTATGATGACACAG GAGGCAGTAGCCGAAACATTGGGAATCCCGTCCAACCGCGTGTCTTGTCATGTTAAACGAGTGGGAGGAGCTTTCGGCGGTAAGGTCACCAAAACATCCGTCTTGGCCTCCATTACTGCCGTCGCTGCTTGGAA GACTGGACAGGCAGTGAGATGCGTCTTAGAAAGAGGCGAAGACATGCTGATAACTGGTGGACGCAATCCAGTGTGGGGGAAATATAAG gtGGGATTTATGAAAAATGGAAGAATTACAGCTGCTGATTTTCAATATTACGCTAATGGAGGAAACACGGGGGATGAGTCTGTACTG GTAGTCGAGAAGATCCTTTTACATCTCGATAATGCTTATAACATTCCAAACCTGCGTGGCCAATCAGTAGCTTGCAGGACCAACCTGCCGTCCAATACGGCGTTCAGAGGATTCGGTGTGCCCCAGTGCATGCTGGTCATCGAGAATATGATCTGTGATGTCGCTCTTAAACTTGGACGTCTGCCTGAAGAG ATCAGAGAGATTAACATGTACAAAGAAGTCTCGCTCACTCACTACAAGATGGAGTTTGACCCAGAGAATCTCGTCCGCTGTTGGAACGAATGTAAAGAGAAAGCCGACATCCTGCGGCGACGTCAGACCATTGACAGTTTTAACCAGGAGAACCTGTACAAAAAAAGGGGAATCGCCATTGTGCCCATTAAATACGGCATTGGGTTTTCCGAGGGCTTCCTCAACCAG GCGGCTGCTCTCGTGCATATATATAAAGATGGTTCTGTACTGGTCAGCCACGGCGGAATAGAACTGGGTCAGGGAATACACACCAAAGTCCAACAG GTGGCCAGTCGAGAGCTGAATATTCCAGCTTCTCTTATTCACATCTGTGAGACCAGCACCGAGAGCGTTCCAAACACCTGTCCGTCTGCAGCATCCTTCGGTACTGATGCTAACGGGATGGCCGTAAAG gATGCCTGTCAAATTCTGTATGAAAGACTGGAGCCAATCAGAAAAAAGGATCCCAAGGGAACATGGCAGAACTGG GTAACGACGGCATTTTTGGAAAGGATAAGTCTGTCAGCCACAGGATACTACAG AGGTCACGACCTGTATATGGACTGGAAGAAGAAGGAAGGAAAGCCGTACGCTTATTTCACATACGCCGTGTGCTGCAGTGAGGTGGAACTGGACTGTTTGACTGGAGAGTACAGA ACTTTGAGGACAGATATGGTTGTCGATATCGGCAGAAGCATAAATCCATCGATTGACATCGGTCAG ATTGAGGGAGCGTTCATGCAAGGTCTTGGTCTCTTCACCATGGAGGAGCTCAAGTTCTCTCCGTCTGGCGTTTTGTACACACGAGGACCGGGCCAATACAAGATACCGGCTTTCTGCGACGTTCCTCTGAAGTTTAACGTCTACCTGTTAGCCAACTCGTCCAACCCTCACGCCATCTATTCCTCAAAG GGGATCGGAGAGCCGTGTCTGTTCCTGGGCAGTTCTGTATTCCTTGCGATCAAAGATGCCGTGTCTGCCGCCCGTAAGGATGCAGGTTTAACCGAACCGTTCACCCTAAACAGCCCTGCCACCCCAGAACGGGCATGTCTCGCCTGTTCAACTTGCTTCACAAAGATG gTTTTGGAGAGAAAAGCTGAATCATCCTGTGGATCATCTCAACCATGGGCCTTGGACATATAA
- the LOC130429469 gene encoding hatching enzyme 1.2-like: protein MNTTASFSFLLLLCGVSQALFLEEQKLDDILVTEPEDVDITTRILGSNNGSTELLIEGDLVFPKTRNALFCFNNNCLWKKNTQNLVEVPYTVSGEFTSNERTTIENAMMTFHSKTCIRFVPRSSQIDYISIENKDGCYSSLGRTGGRQVVSLNRYGCVYRGIVQHEFNHALGFFHEQTRSDRDQYVKINWEFISPDKASNFQKQNTNNQNTAYDYGSIMHYGRTAFTTQAGMETITPIPNKSVQIGQRQEMSNIDILRINKLYGCTI, encoded by the exons ATGAACACAACAGCCTCCTTCTCCTTTCTGCTGCTGCTGTGCGGCGTCTCACAGGCGTTATTTCTCGAG GAGCAGAAGCTTGATGATATATTAGTAACAGAGCCTGAAGATGTGGACATCACTACAAGGATTTTGGGCTCCAACAATG GATCTACTGAACTCCTGATTGAAGGAGATCTGGTGTTTCCAAAAACCAGAAATGCTCTCTTCTGCTTTAACAACAACTGTTTGTGGAAGAAAAACACCCAGAATCTAGTGGAGGTGCCTTACACAGTGAGCGGTGAATTCA CATCTAATGAGAGGACGACTATCGAGAACGCCATGATGACCTTCCACAGCAAAACCTGCATCCGCTTTGTGCCCAGATCATCTCAGATAGACTACATCAGTATTGAGAACAAAGACGG gTGTTACTCTTCTCTTGGTAGAACAGGTGGCCGACAGGTGGTCTCACTTAACAGGTACGGCTGCGTGTACCGTGGCATCGTTCAACATGAGTTCAATCACGCCCTGGGCTTCTTCCACGAGCAAACCAGGAGCGACCGCGACCAGTACGTCAAGATCAACTGGGAGTTCATCTCTCCTGATAAGGCAAGCAACTTCCAGAAACAGAACACCAACAATCAAAACACTGCATACGACTACGGCTCCATCATGCACTATGGAAGAACAGCCTTCACCACCCAGGCTGGGATGGAAACCATCACCCCCATTCCAAATAAGTCTGTGCAAATCGGACAGAGACAGGAAATGTCAAACATCGACATCCTGAGGATCAACAAGCTGTACGGATGCACAATCTGA
- the LOC130429477 gene encoding hatching enzyme 1.2-like: MNTTASFSILLLLCGVSQALFLKNFDDMLVTEPEHVDITKKILDSNNGSTELLIEGDLVFPKTRNAIYCFNNNCLWKKNSKNLVEVPYTVSREYTSNEKRTIENAMMTFNSKTCIRFVPRSSQTDYISIENNDGCYSLLGRTGGKQQVSLQRNSCVYNDLVQHELNHALGFEHEHARSDRDKYIRINWKFISPDMVDAFEKQNTNNLNTPYDYGSVMHYGRTAFTNQDGKETITPIPDASVEIGQTRGLSNIDIMKINKLYGCTI, translated from the exons ATGAACACAACAGCCTCCTTCTCCATTCTGCTGCTGCTGTGTGGCGTCTCACAGGCGTTATTTCTCAAG AACTTTGACGATATGTTAGTAACAGAGCCTGAACATGTGGACATCACTAAAAAGATTTTGGACTCCAACAATG GATCTACTGAACTCCTGATTGAAGGAGATCTGGTGTTTCCCAAAACCAGAAATGCTATCTACTGCTTTAACAACAACTGTTTGTGGAAGAAAAACAGCAAGAATCTAGTGGAGGTGCCTTACACAGTGAGCAGAGAATATA CATCTAATGAGAAGAGGACTATCGAGAACGCCATGATGACTTTCAACAGCAAAACCTGCATCCGCTTTGTGCCCAGATCATCTCAGACAGACTACATCAGTATTGAGAACAATGATGG gTGTTACTCTCTTCTTGGTAGAACAGGAGGCAAACAGCAGGTCTCTCTCCAGAGGAATAGCTGCGTGTACAACGACCTCGTTCAACATGAGCTCAATCACGCCCTGGGCTTCGAACACGAGCATGCCAGGAGCGACCGCGACAAGTACATTAGGATCAACTGGAAGTTCATCTCTCCTGATATGGTCGACGCATTTGAGAAACAGAACACCAACAATCTAAACACTCCATACGACTACGGCTCCGTCATGCACTATGGAAGAACAGCCTTCACCAACCAGGATGGAAAGGAAACCATCACCCCCATTCCTGATGCGTCTGTAGAAATCGGACAGACACGTGGACTGTCTAACATCGACATCATGAAGATCAACAAGCTGTATGGATGCACAATCTGA